One Oryza glaberrima chromosome 10, OglaRS2, whole genome shotgun sequence DNA segment encodes these proteins:
- the LOC127753464 gene encoding acyl transferase 15-like, giving the protein MSIVVSKSAPVVVRPSQPPVKTTSGSKIVLSPMDKPSSMMPTTVLLAFDHPIIQSDCTAETIKRGLAQALVPYYPIAGRLSCDDDGDFYIDCTGEELGVTFVAASANCTMEELMCCVDDQPPDAETAVVQQLAFNCTPDDLHHRLLWMQVTTLSCGGFVVGVTWNHGLADGFGMAQFIQAVGELTRGLPSPSVVPVRLDDDNNATQAIPPFAMAVYQFMSRSSHKASIDHTFNNITVPSSLIDHIRFRGRRTNDDVTVFEAVAAVLWQCRTRAVMKNPEAPAVLLFAVNARKYLGAKDGYYGNCSTMHVAVAKSGAVANADINDIVDIIRRAKERIPEQLKMTGGSDMTMLRELADDHRLDGYESLLYLTSWRNIGFEDVDFGSGKTARVMTYPQRVVLSMSMMVKAMPICVMLKATEQGARVMSACVTAHHVDAFHDEIAKLNATA; this is encoded by the coding sequence ATGAGCATTGTGGTGAGCAAGTCGGCGCCGGTGGTCGTCCGGCCATCGCAGCCGCCGGTGAAGACTACTTCCGGCAGCAAGATCGTTCTGTCGCCTATGGACAAGCCTAGTTCCATGATGCCAACCACAGTGCTACTTGCGTTCGACCATCCCATCATCCAATCAGACTGCACGGCGGAGACCATCAAGAGAGGTCTCGCTCAAGCGCTCGTCCCCTACTATCCTATCGCCGGCCGCCTTtcctgcgacgacgacggcgatttCTACATCGACTGCACCGGCGAGGAGCTCGGAGTCACGTTCGTGGCGGCGTCCGCCAACTGCACCATGGAGGAGCTCATGTGTTGCGTCGACGACCAGCCTCCCGACGCCGAGACGGCGGTGGTGCAGCAGCTCGCCTTCAACTGCACGCCCGACGACCTTCATCACCGTCTGCTGTGGATGCAGGTCACCACACTCTCCTGTGGAGGCTTCGTAGTCGGGGTGACATGGAACCATGGCCTGGCTGACGGCTTCGGCATGGCACAGTTCATACAAGCCGTCGGCGAGCTCACCCGTGGCCTGCCATCGCCGTCCGTCGTCCCGGTCAGGTTAGACGACGACAACAACGCCACCCAGGCCATACCTCCCTTCGCCATGGCCGTTTATCAGTTTATGTCCAGATCCAGCCACAAGGCATCCATCGACCACACCTTCAACAACATCACCGTCCCGTCGAGCTTGATCGACCACATCCGATTCCGAGGACGACGAACCAACGACGACGTCACCGTGTTCGAGGCTGTCGCCGCCGTGCTTTGGCAGTGCCGTACCCGGGCGGTGATGAAAAATCCGGAGGCCCCCGCCGTACTGCTCTTCGCGGTGAATGCGCGAAAGTATCTCGGAGCCAAGGACGGGTACTACGGAAACTGCAGCACGATGCACGTGGCCGTGGCGAAGAGCGGCGCGGTGGCGAACGCCGACATCAACGACATTGTAGACATCATACGGCGCGCCAAGGAGCGGATACCGGAGCAGCTCAAGATGACCGGCGGCAGCGACATGACGATGCTACGGGAGCTCGCCGATGACCATCGTCTGGATGGATATGAGAGCCTGCTCTACTTGACATCATGGCGAAACATCGGATTCGAAGATGTTGACTTCGGCAGCGGGAAGACGGCGAGGGTGATGACCTACCCGCAGAGGGTGGTGCTCTCCATGTCGATGATGGTAAAGGCTATGCCGATCTGCGTCATGCTCAAGGCAACAGAGCAAGGGGCTAGGGTGATGTCAGCGTGTGTTACAGCTCACCACGTCGATGCATTCCATGACGAAATCGCTAAGCTCAACGCCACCGCCTGA
- the LOC127753419 gene encoding acyl transferase 15, which produces MSIVVSKSAPVVVRPSEPATSTADKILLSTLDKPVATIPVTVLLAFDHPIHDATAETIKTALAQSLVHYYPIAGRISCDNDDGGDFYIDCTGEDLGVTFVAASANCTMEELMCLVDDQPPDDETAVVQQLAFNCTPDDLHHRLLWVQVTTLNCGGFVVGVTWSHGVADGPGIAQFIQAVGELARGLPSPSVVPVRLDDKIATQAVPPFTMAVHRFISGLKPVSNLDVRNVTVSSSLINHIIVGARRRATVFEAVAAVLWQCRTRVVMTDPEAPAVLLFAVNARKYLGAKDGYYGCCTAMHMAVSKSGTVANGDIMKLVGIIRRAKEQIPEQLKADDGEMMLRTMVGEKQVNGYESLLYLTSWRNIGFEDVDFGSGKTARVMTYPPRMLSMMPRIAPICFMLKATEEGVRVMSDCVTADHAGAFYQEIAKLKATT; this is translated from the coding sequence ATGAGTATTGTGGTGAGCAAGTCAGCGCCGGTGGTCGTCCGGCCATCGGAGCCGGCCACATCGACGGCCGACAAGATCCTTCTGTCAACTTTGGACAAGCCTGTTGCCACGATACCAGTGACCGTGCTACTTGCGTTCGACCACCCCATCCATGACGCCACCGCGGAGACCATCAAGACGGCTCTCGCTCAATCACTCGTCCACTACTATCCTATCGCCGGCCGCATTTCCTGCGAcaatgacgacggcggcgatttCTATATCGACTGCACCGGCGAGGATCTCGGGGTCACGTTCGTGGCCGCGTCCGCCAACTGCACCATGGAGGAGCTCATGTGTCTCGTCGACGACCAGCCTCCCGACGACGAGACAGCGGTGGTGCAGCAGCTCGCCTTCAACTGCACGCCCGACGACCTTCATCACCGTCTGCTGTGGGTGCAGGTCACCACTCTCAACTGTGGAGGCTTCGTCGTCGGGGTGACATGGAGCCATGGCGTGGCTGACGGTCCCGGCATAGCACAGTTCATACAagccgtcggcgagctcgcccGTGGCCTGCCATCGCCGTCCGTCGTCCCGGTCAGGTTGGACGACAAGATCGCAACCCAAGCCGTACCTCCCTTCACCATGGCCGTTCATCGCTTCATATCCGGCCTCAAGCCAGTATCAAACCTCGACGTACGCAACGTCACCGTCTCATCTAGCCTTATCAACCACATCATCgtcggagctcgtcgtcgtgcCACCGTGTTCGAGGCGGTCGCCGCCGTGCTCTGGCAGTGCCGTACACGGGTGGTGATGACGGATCCTGAGgcccccgccgtgctgctcTTCGCGGTGAACGCACGCAAGTACCTCGGCGCCAAGGACGGCTACTACGGATGCTGCACCGCCATGCACATGGCCGTGTCCAAGTCCGGCACGGTGGCCAACGGCGACATCATGAAGTTGGTCGGCATCATACGCCGCGCCAAGGAGCAGATACCGGAGCAGCTGAAGGCAGACGACGGCGAGATGATGCTACGGACGATGGTAGGGGAGAAGCAGGTGAATGGATACGAGAGCCTGCTCTACTTGACATCCTGGCGAAACATCGGGTTCGAGGACGTCGATTTCGGCAGCGGGAAGACGGCGAGGGTGATGACCTACCCGCCGAGGATGCTGTCCATGATGCCCAGGATTGCGCCCATCTGCTTCATGCTCAAGGCCACAGAGGAAGGGGTCAGGGTCATGTCAGACTGTGTTACGGCTGACCACGCCGGTGCCTTCTATCAAGAAATAGCCAAGCTCAAAGCCACCACCTGA